The following coding sequences lie in one Myxococcus xanthus genomic window:
- a CDS encoding acyl-CoA desaturase, whose product MNTAMLGHPEVSLNGQGAGEPRASTASLLPPEVGRLRFDAARTLWLWGMLIPGVTVGLAAATPTTVAVSLLLTFATLCLGHSVGLHRGVIHRTYEAGPLTRGVLAYLFVLSGLGGPLSWARLHAVRDYWQNRPDCPPYFAYGHSMARDFGWNLHLRFEPADDRALARLPPDVLTDPWLCFLERTWPLHVLGLAGLVLAVLGSEAVALCVCARTATSILGHWAVGYAAHVWGERRYALPGASESGTNIWVLGVLSFGEGFHNNHHAFPGSARMGQKAHELDLGWWVIRGLRRLGLVRAVRT is encoded by the coding sequence ATGAATACCGCGATGCTGGGACATCCCGAGGTCTCCCTGAACGGGCAAGGCGCAGGCGAGCCCCGCGCGAGCACCGCATCCCTGTTGCCTCCCGAGGTGGGCCGCTTGCGCTTCGATGCGGCGCGGACGCTGTGGCTCTGGGGCATGCTCATCCCCGGTGTCACCGTGGGGCTCGCGGCGGCGACGCCCACCACGGTGGCGGTGTCGCTCCTGCTCACCTTCGCGACGCTCTGCCTGGGGCACTCGGTGGGCCTGCATCGCGGCGTCATCCACCGCACCTACGAGGCGGGCCCTCTCACACGCGGCGTGCTCGCGTACCTGTTCGTGCTGAGCGGGCTTGGCGGTCCCCTGTCGTGGGCACGCCTGCACGCGGTTCGCGACTACTGGCAGAACCGTCCCGACTGCCCGCCCTACTTCGCCTATGGGCATTCGATGGCCCGCGACTTCGGCTGGAACCTGCACCTGCGCTTCGAGCCCGCGGATGACCGGGCCCTGGCGCGGCTTCCTCCAGACGTACTGACGGACCCGTGGCTGTGCTTCCTGGAGCGCACGTGGCCGCTCCACGTGCTCGGGCTGGCGGGGTTGGTGCTCGCGGTGCTGGGCTCCGAGGCCGTTGCACTCTGCGTTTGCGCCCGCACGGCCACCAGCATCCTCGGACACTGGGCCGTGGGCTACGCGGCCCATGTCTGGGGAGAGCGGCGCTACGCCCTCCCGGGCGCGTCGGAGAGCGGTACGAACATCTGGGTGCTTGGCGTGCTGTCGTTCGGCGAGGGCTTCCACAACAACCACCACGCCTTCCCAGGCTCCGCGCGCATGGGCCAGAAGGCGCACGAGCTGGACCTGGGGTGGTGGGTCATCCGAGGGCTTCGCCGGCTCGGGCTCGTGCGTGCTGTTCGTACTTGA
- a CDS encoding WD40 repeat domain-containing protein — protein sequence MPHTSPSLESLTELSTLEGLLAERGLDALLATFDEVLAGTPPDARIHKSESLSVSPRTLQVLRRALAQDAAFLRAHPETLFQCLYNRLRWFDAPDTAPHFAPTDAGPWSHAEAHLWKLAEHWRGQWATRGGVSWVESLRPLPGALEGNDQVLRHDAQVLCAAFSPSGAWLATGSWEDGRNVRIWDVATGTLIHQLAGHEGEVRSVAWSPDGTRLASGSRDHDARIWDVETGALLHAMTRQEGQVTSVAFSPDGRWLAAANLGWRVRLFDVASGRVVRTLEGHEQSVLTVAFHPSGRWLASGASDDTVRIWDLETGTQTARIRSTTSVSSVAFSPDGGWLVLTSMDGLIRVETAGWTRVPGALGQGPYSQVAWLEGARLGALAFNRVELLDASNGDVLRAHPYPSDGRERGAAFLPSGKRFALTAANGRTHVSDLDAAPSPTLLAEQDRVMNLWGHSEGAWGITRLHSETRVIDSRGQATALPPGAPAAYAQTWKVSPDGAWLAQPELSSHERRYQLGILLLDARSLAPARPLLAPPGDQAAKAQTRLVDKLPIAFSPDGQLLAAAIQEGAVHLWRVADGTLLHRLRGPGGPITWVDFTPDGTCVVSGHAASERVYVHEVRSGKVVVNTEAVVDPSPAYAAAASAPLIAVGRASGELALITIPTGAQQVLTVSPEPVISLGLSADGTRVAACSLDECVRVFDVRTGARLHELPHPALPFSVAMSGEVLVTLANDMHTRVFDLATGELRTEFAGSVPTDDVVSRRYWETLGEGPVTFHLLRDTTPRACFPDAMEEILILKDGLVLGRGRTERDFLYVLKLHMP from the coding sequence ATGCCCCACACCTCCCCGTCCCTCGAATCGCTGACCGAACTCTCCACCCTCGAGGGGCTCCTGGCGGAGCGTGGCCTGGACGCGCTCCTGGCCACCTTCGACGAGGTGCTCGCCGGGACGCCGCCGGACGCGCGTATCCACAAAAGCGAAAGCCTGTCGGTCAGCCCCAGGACGTTGCAGGTGCTCCGGCGAGCGCTCGCGCAGGACGCCGCGTTTCTCCGGGCGCACCCCGAGACGCTCTTCCAATGCCTCTACAACCGCCTGCGCTGGTTCGACGCGCCCGACACCGCTCCGCACTTCGCGCCCACGGACGCGGGGCCCTGGAGCCACGCGGAAGCGCACCTTTGGAAGCTGGCGGAGCATTGGCGGGGGCAGTGGGCCACGCGGGGGGGCGTATCCTGGGTCGAATCCCTGCGGCCCCTGCCCGGGGCGCTGGAAGGCAATGACCAGGTCCTGCGGCACGACGCCCAGGTGCTGTGCGCGGCCTTCAGTCCTTCGGGCGCGTGGCTCGCCACGGGCTCCTGGGAGGATGGGCGGAATGTTCGCATCTGGGACGTGGCCACCGGGACGCTCATCCATCAACTGGCGGGACACGAGGGCGAGGTGCGCAGTGTCGCTTGGAGCCCGGACGGGACTCGGCTGGCGTCCGGCTCACGCGACCACGACGCGCGCATCTGGGACGTCGAGACGGGCGCGCTGCTCCACGCCATGACGCGCCAGGAGGGCCAGGTGACGTCGGTGGCCTTCAGCCCGGACGGCCGCTGGCTCGCCGCGGCGAACCTTGGGTGGAGGGTGCGGCTGTTCGACGTGGCCTCGGGCCGGGTGGTGCGCACGCTCGAAGGGCACGAGCAGTCCGTGTTGACGGTCGCCTTCCATCCCTCCGGCCGGTGGCTGGCATCAGGCGCGTCGGACGACACGGTGCGCATCTGGGACCTGGAGACAGGCACGCAGACCGCTCGCATCCGCAGCACCACCTCCGTCTCGTCCGTGGCCTTCAGCCCGGATGGCGGATGGCTCGTGCTGACCTCCATGGACGGCCTCATCCGGGTGGAGACGGCAGGTTGGACGCGCGTGCCCGGAGCGCTGGGCCAGGGCCCCTATTCCCAGGTCGCCTGGCTCGAAGGCGCACGGCTGGGCGCCCTCGCCTTCAACCGGGTGGAGCTGCTCGACGCGAGTAACGGAGATGTGCTCCGGGCGCATCCCTACCCTTCCGACGGCCGTGAGCGCGGCGCCGCCTTCCTTCCGTCCGGCAAGCGTTTCGCGCTGACCGCGGCGAATGGGCGCACGCATGTCAGCGACCTGGATGCGGCCCCCAGCCCCACCCTACTGGCCGAACAAGACCGCGTCATGAACCTGTGGGGACATTCCGAAGGGGCGTGGGGCATCACACGCCTGCATTCGGAGACGCGCGTCATCGATTCACGGGGGCAGGCCACGGCACTGCCTCCCGGCGCTCCGGCTGCCTACGCGCAGACCTGGAAGGTCAGTCCCGACGGCGCATGGCTTGCCCAACCCGAGCTGTCCTCCCACGAGCGGCGCTACCAGTTGGGAATCCTGCTGCTCGACGCGCGGAGCCTCGCCCCCGCGCGCCCCCTGCTGGCGCCGCCTGGCGACCAGGCCGCGAAGGCCCAGACGCGCCTCGTCGACAAACTGCCGATTGCCTTCTCTCCCGACGGACAGCTGCTGGCGGCCGCCATTCAAGAGGGCGCGGTCCACCTCTGGCGCGTGGCGGACGGCACCTTGCTGCACAGGCTGCGCGGACCTGGTGGTCCCATCACCTGGGTGGACTTCACGCCGGATGGCACCTGTGTCGTGTCGGGCCATGCGGCCAGCGAACGCGTGTACGTCCACGAGGTCCGGAGCGGCAAGGTCGTCGTCAACACCGAAGCGGTGGTCGACCCCTCCCCCGCCTATGCGGCGGCGGCCAGCGCGCCCCTCATCGCCGTGGGTCGAGCATCGGGAGAGCTCGCGCTCATCACGATACCCACCGGTGCCCAGCAGGTCCTGACGGTAAGTCCGGAGCCCGTCATCAGCCTGGGACTCTCCGCGGACGGCACGCGCGTGGCGGCCTGCAGCCTGGATGAGTGCGTGCGGGTCTTCGACGTGCGGACGGGCGCACGCCTGCATGAGCTTCCCCACCCGGCCCTGCCCTTCTCCGTCGCGATGAGCGGCGAGGTGCTCGTCACGCTGGCCAATGACATGCACACGCGCGTCTTCGACCTCGCCACGGGCGAACTGCGCACGGAGTTCGCGGGAAGCGTCCCCACGGACGACGTCGTGTCCCGGCGCTACTGGGAAACGCTGGGCGAAGGCCCCGTCACGTTCCACCTGCTGCGGGACACCACTCCCCGGGCCTGCTTCCCGGATGCGATGGAAGAGATTCTCATCCTGAAGGATGGGCTCGTCCTGGGACGAGGCCGCACCGAGCGGGACTTCTTGTACGTCCTGAAGCTCCACATGCCCTGA
- a CDS encoding type II toxin-antitoxin system PemK/MazF family toxin produces the protein MPPERINRGDVFWVEPDDSRGPVPSYSHPHVVVQDDVFNHSRITTVVVCALTSNLHRASEPGNVLLEVGEGNLPKQSVVVVSQVSSVDKSRLGERIGSLSDARVEQILAGLRFQQVSFFRRP, from the coding sequence ATGCCCCCCGAGCGAATCAACCGCGGTGATGTGTTCTGGGTGGAGCCCGACGACTCACGAGGCCCGGTCCCCAGCTATTCGCACCCCCACGTGGTGGTCCAGGACGACGTCTTCAATCACTCACGCATCACGACGGTGGTCGTGTGTGCGCTGACGTCGAACCTGCACCGGGCCAGCGAGCCGGGGAACGTGCTGCTCGAAGTGGGAGAGGGAAACCTCCCCAAGCAGAGCGTCGTCGTCGTGTCGCAGGTGTCCTCGGTCGACAAGTCGCGTCTGGGAGAGCGAATCGGGTCGCTGTCGGACGCGCGGGTGGAACAGATTCTTGCCGGTCTGCGCTTCCAACAGGTGTCG
- a CDS encoding TetR/AcrR family transcriptional regulator, whose product MVTRNKAGATDGPKRGRPRGRTEQGHETRQRLYATALGFISARGYEATHLRDIAKKAGVSVGLLYRYFPSKRAIVLALYDELSSTYAAHAEALPAGPWRERFLFALRASLGVLGPHHEVLKALIPVLVGGEEDGLFAPQTAFSRQRVQAVFEDAVAGAADVPGNATVARALGRLLYVAHLAVVLWWLLDKSPRQRATEGLVSLLARLLPPASLLLRLPGAGSMVLGADALCRQALFGEPARAQAGEVTR is encoded by the coding sequence ATGGTGACGCGGAACAAGGCCGGAGCGACGGATGGGCCCAAGCGGGGACGTCCCCGAGGCCGGACGGAGCAGGGCCACGAGACGCGCCAGCGGCTGTACGCGACCGCGCTGGGGTTCATCTCCGCACGGGGCTACGAGGCCACCCATCTGCGGGACATCGCCAAGAAGGCGGGGGTGAGCGTTGGCCTGCTGTACCGGTACTTTCCCAGCAAGCGCGCCATCGTCCTGGCGCTGTACGACGAGTTGTCCTCGACGTATGCGGCGCACGCCGAGGCGTTGCCCGCCGGCCCCTGGCGGGAGCGCTTCCTGTTCGCGCTCCGGGCCAGCCTTGGCGTGCTCGGGCCGCACCACGAGGTGCTCAAGGCGCTGATTCCCGTGCTCGTGGGCGGAGAAGAGGACGGCCTGTTCGCGCCGCAGACGGCGTTCTCCCGGCAGCGGGTCCAGGCCGTCTTTGAAGACGCCGTGGCGGGCGCCGCGGACGTCCCGGGCAACGCCACGGTGGCCCGTGCACTGGGCCGGCTGCTCTACGTCGCGCACCTGGCCGTGGTGCTGTGGTGGCTGCTCGACAAGAGCCCACGTCAGCGCGCCACCGAGGGCCTGGTGTCGCTGCTGGCGCGCCTGCTGCCCCCTGCGTCGCTCCTGCTCCGGCTGCCCGGCGCCGGAAGCATGGTCCTGGGCGCGGACGCCCTCTGCCGACAGGCGCTCTTCGGCGAGCCGGCGCGTGCCCAGGCGGGAGAGGTGACGCGATGA